The Canis lupus dingo isolate Sandy chromosome 26, ASM325472v2, whole genome shotgun sequence genome has a segment encoding these proteins:
- the PXMP2 gene encoding peroxisomal membrane protein 2 isoform X2, whose protein sequence is MAPAASRLRAGAGLRALLRRALVQYLRLLRLYPVLTKATTSGILSALGNFLAQMIEKKREKENCSQKLDVSGPLRYAIYGFFFTGPLNHFFYLFMEHWIPPEVPLAGVKRLLLDRLLFAPAFLLLFFLIMNFLEVGLCHSSLSGTAALNLASVGGIERVCELFSTLKLKFFTSLCININVNHSCTGSKCWSTVRSHKYLDITHHLSSTGYLLFCDSSYLPSRLITE, encoded by the exons ATGGCGCCGGCGGCGTCCAGGCTGCGGGCGGGTGCCGGGCTTCGGGCGCTGCTGCGGCGGGCGCTCGTCCAGTACTTGCGCCTCCTGCGGCTCTACCCAGTGCTCACCAAGGCGACCACCAG TGGCATTTTGTCAGCACTTGGGAATTTCCTGGCTCAGATGATTGAGAAGAAGcgggaaaaagaaaactgctctCAAAAGCTAGATGTCAGTGGGCCTCTCAGATACGCCATTTATGG GTTCTTCTTCACAGGGCCACTGAATCACTTCTTCTACCTCTTCATGGAACACTGGATTCCTCCTGAGGTCCCTTTGGCTGGGGTCAAGAGGCTTCTCCTGGACCGCCTCCTCTTTGCACCAGCTTTCCTGCTATTGTTCTTCCTCATCATGAACTTCCTGGAGGTTGGTCTCTGCCATAGCTCCTTGTCTGGCACAGCAGCTCTTAACTTGGCATCTGTGGGTGGAATTGAGAGGGTCTGTGAACTTTTCAGTACACTCAAACTGAAATTTTTCACTTCTCTGTGTATAAACATCAACGTAAACCACAGTTGTACTGGCAGTAAGTGTTGGTCCACAGTAAGAAGTCACAAATATCTTGATATCACACATCATTTATCCTCGACAGGATATCTTTTGTTCTGTGACTCCTCGTACTTGCCTTCAAGGCTCATTACTGAATAG